The Diadema setosum chromosome 12, eeDiaSeto1, whole genome shotgun sequence genome has a segment encoding these proteins:
- the LOC140235894 gene encoding serum paraoxonase/arylesterase 2-like — MKIYLTKIMGYHKTVYNHAPGKCQFVSGIDSGSEDLELLSDGIVLISAGYLTFADRVDGAPAGHLYAYDINRHDDGAKELTITGDFDVATQLHPHGISAYEDSKSGKTYLFVINHHAGYDVVDIFEFHRSSMSLSFVKSRRDPLMISANDVVAVGPDSFYVSNEANTLHPTLRLVESLLMLKTGCVLFCDVTSCRQVSEALSEPNGIDMSSDGRYLYVDLPLDRSVHVYERNKKDNSLKGNQAIHSIDLWTMPDNIYVDSDGDLWIGAIPVPHISEAYMNHADVRVASQVLRVKLRSKDAPYRDYDIDEVYSEDGSDLTMSTVAVRHGNVLLVGSLHENMIRCTLDAM, encoded by the exons ATGAAAATCTACTTGAC GAAAATAATGGGATACCACAAGACGGTTTACAATCACGCACCTGGGAAATGCCAGTTTGTGTCCGGAATCG ATTCTGGTTCTGAAGATCTGGAACTTTTGTCGGATGGAATCGTACTTATATCTGCA GGCTACCTGACGTTTGCAGATCGTGTGGACGGTGCACCTGCCGGGCACCTATACGCCTATGACATCAACCGGCACGACGACGGGGCTAAGGAGCTGACGATTACGGGCGACTTCGACGTCGCCACTCAACTACATCCTCACGGAATCAGCGCATACGAGGATTCAAAATCGG GCAAGACATATCTCTTTGTTATCAACCATCACGCCGGGTACGACGTCGTCgacatttttgaatttcatcGCAGTTCGATGTCGTTGTCGTTCGTGAAGTCCAGGAGAGATCCTCTAATGATAAG CGCGAACGATGTCGTCGCGGTAGGCCCGGACTCGTTTTACGTCTCGAATGAAGCGAACACTTTGCACCCTACCTTGCGATTGGTCGAATCACTCTTGATGCTGAAGACGGGGTGTGTCCtcttttgtgacgtcacatcCTGCCGGCAGGTGTCCGAGGCGCTCTCCGAACCGAATGGAATTGACATGTCTTCTGATGGAAG ATATCTTTACGTAGATCTTCCGTTGGATCGGAGCGTTCACGTATACGAAAGGAATAAGAAGGACAACAGTCTCAAAGGAAACCAG GCGATACATTCTATAGACCTATGGACCATGCCGGACAATATTTACGTGGACTCGGACGGGGATCTCTGGATTGGGGCCATACCCGTGCCTCATATATCTGAGGCGTACATGAACCACGCCGATGTCCGAGTGGCTTCTCAG GTCCTTCGCGTGAAGCTTCGCTCAAAGGACGCCCCCTATCGAGACTACGATATAGATGAAGTATACAGCGAGGACGGGAGTGACCTCACCATGTCTACAGTAGCTGTGCGCCACGGGAACGTCTTGCTCGTCGGGTCGTTGCACGAAAACATGATTCGATGCACGTTGGATGCAATGTGA